In a single window of the Podarcis raffonei isolate rPodRaf1 chromosome 14, rPodRaf1.pri, whole genome shotgun sequence genome:
- the GNPTG gene encoding N-acetylglucosamine-1-phosphotransferase subunit gamma — translation MAASAGGARRKLEEEGPRVGMGATALLLLLLLPLMGELAAGGKMKVVEEPNSFGLNNPFLPPSNRLQPKASPSPVAGPAHLFRLVGKCFSYVESMYKYEFCPFHNVTQHEQTFRWNAYSGILGIWHEWEIENNTFVGMWMRDGDSCETRNRQTKVLLVCGKNNKLAHVSEPSTCVYSLTFETPLVCHPHSLLVYPALPETLRRKWDEVEQLLYSELITKQGYKKWLKEIFEEAGFFKLTGEKVSEGKKTKPQHLEFDSLEKCNKEYKELSKDLKRLTDLLTQHGISYETSLNGKRDDNRATQAVVTEKPSLTVVSKADWHLRGDTGTWNDSL, via the exons ATGGCGGCCTCTGCCGGCGGTGCAAGGaggaagctggaggaggaagggcCTAGGGTCGGGATGGGCGCGAcggcgttgctgctgctgctgctgctccctctgATGGGAG aACTGGCCGCTGGCGGGAAGATGAAAGTCGTGGAGGAGCCCAACAGCTTCGG GCTCAACAACCCCTTCCTGCCTCCGTCAAACCGCCTCCAGCCCAAAGCGTCCCCTTCGCCTGTGGCGG GACCCGCACATCTTTTTAGGCTGGTGGGCAAGTGCTTCAGTTATGTCGAATCCAT GTACAAGTATGAGTTCTGCCCCTTCCATAATGTCACCCAGCATGAGCAGACTTTCCGGTGGAATGCCTACAGTGGAATTCTCGG AATCTGGCATGAATGGGAAATTGAAAACAATACATTTGTTGGTATGTGGATGAGAGATGGAGATTCATGTGAAACCAGGAACCGACAAACAAAG GTTCTTCTTGTCTGTGGAAAGAACAACAAACTGGCTCACGTGTCTGAACCAAGCACTTGTGTTTATTCTCTTACATTTGAAACTCCACTAGTTTGCCACCCACATTCTCTCTTAG TCTATCCAGCTTTGCCTGAAACCCTCCGGAGGAAGTGGGATGAAGTGGAACAGTTGCTTTATTCTGAGCTAATCACAAAACAG GGATACAAGAAATGGTTGAAAGAGATATTTGAAGAAGCAGGCTTTTTTAAATTAACTGGAGAGAAAGTGAGTgagggaaagaaaacaaagccTCAACACCTGGAATTTGATTCACTGGAAAAGTGCAATAAG GAGTACAAAGAACTTTCTAAAGATCTGAAGAGGCTTACAGATTTACTTACTCAACATGGAATTTCGTATGAAACAAGCCTGA ATGGAAAGAGAGATGATAACCGTGCCACTCAGGCAGTTGTGACAGAAAAGCCATCTCTTACTGTTGTTTCAAAGGCTGATTGGCACCTGCGTGGAGACACGGGAACATGGAATGACTCCCTCTAA